From the Prunus dulcis chromosome 4, ALMONDv2, whole genome shotgun sequence genome, one window contains:
- the LOC117623759 gene encoding E3 ubiquitin-protein ligase AIRP2-like, with protein MYIASMRKSFKDSLKVLEADIQHANTLASDYPREYDGACLQMRMSYSPAAHLFLFLVQWTDCNLAGALGLLRILIYKVYVDGSTTIMSTKERKASIREFYAVIYPSLLQLQRGVTDSEDKKQKAVCVERYRKRDDEENRQCSDIDIEREEECGICMETNSKIVLPNCNHAMCLKCYRDWRTRSQSCPFCRDNLKRVDSGDLWVYTDCRDIVDMETVMRENLRRLFMYIDKLPLVTPDNPFDPYDSHLR; from the exons ATGTATATAGCTTCCATGCGAAAGTCATTCAAGGACTCTCTGAAAGTGCTCGAAGCTGATATTCAGCATGCAAATACACT GGCCTCGGATTATCCAAGGGAGTATGATGGTGCTTGTCTTCAGATGAGAATGTCATACAGTCCAGCTGCTCACCTCTTCCTTTTTCTGGTGCAATGGACTGACTGCAACCTCGCAGGAGCCCTTGGGCTGTTAAGAATTTTAATTTACAAG GTTTATGTGGATGGCTCAACAACCATCATGTCTACCAAGGAAAGGAAAGCAAGCATCAGAGAGTTCTATG CTGTTATTTATCCCTCCTTGTTGCAACTTCAGAGAGGTGTCACCGACAGTGAAGATAAAAAGCAGAAGGCGGTATGCGTGGAAAGGTATCGAAAAAGAGATGATGAGGAAAATCGACAGTGTTCTGATATAGACATTGAAAGAGAGGAGGAATGCGGTATATGCATGGAGACAAATAGTAAAATTGTATTGCCTAACTGCAACCATGCTATGTGCCTGAAATGTTACCGTGAttg GCGAACAAGATCTCAGTCATGCCCATTCTGCCGTGACAATCTTAAGAGAGTGGACTCGGGTGATCTCTGGGTATACACTGACTGCAGGGACATAGTGGACATGGAAACAGTGATGAGGGAGAACCTTAGGAGGCTTTTCATGTATATAGATAAGTTGCCTTTAGTTACACCGGATAACCCCTTTGACCCTTATGATTCCCACCTAAGGTGA
- the LOC117625786 gene encoding sphingolipid delta(4)-desaturase DES1-like — translation MGRGGQGEAEEEGVMATDFFWSYTDEPHASRRRQILSQYPQIKELFGPDPWAFLKITVVVLLQLLAATALHNAGWLKILAIAYFFGSFLNHNLFLAIHELSHNLAFSTPVYNRWLGIFANLPIGVPMSVTFQKYHLEHHRFQGVDGIDMDIPSKVEAHLVTNVVKKAIWVLLQLFFYALRPVFLKPKPPGCWEFLNLFIQIALDVSMVYFCGWKSFAYLILSTFVGGGMHPMAGHFISEHYVFNPDQETYSYYGPLNLLTWSVGYHNEHHDFPRIPGSKLHKVKGIAPEYYEGLESYKSWSQVIYMYIMDRTVGPFSRMKRKPSKSE, via the exons ATGGGAAGAGGGGGACAGGGAGAGGCAGAAGAGGAGGGAGTGATGGCTACTGACTTTTTTTGGTCTTATACAGATGAGCCTCACGCTTCTAGGCGCCGTCAGATCCTCTCTCAGTACCCTCAGATAAAGGAGCTCTTTGGTCCTGACCCCTGGGCTTTCCTCAAG ATTACAGTGGTTGTCTTGCTTCAGCTCTTGGCTGCCACAGCCCTCCACAATGCAGGCTGGCTGAAGATACTGGCAATAGCCTACTTCTTTGGCTCTTTCCTCAACCACAACCTCTTCTTGGCCATCCATGAGCTCAGTCACAATCTCGCCTTCTCAACTCCAGTCTACAACCGTTGGCTCGGTATTTTTGCTAACCTCCCAATCGGTGTTCCCATGTCCGTCACCTTCCAGAAATATCACCTTGAGCACCACCGTTTTCAAGGAGTAGACGGAATTGATATGGACATCCCGAGCAAGGTTGAAGCCCATTTGGTGACAAATGTCGTGAAAAAAGCCATATGGGTTCTCCTCCAACTCTTCTTCTATGCTCTTCGGCCTGTGTTCCTCAAACCAAAGCCCCCTGGTTGTTGGGAGTTCCTCAACCTTTTCATTCAGATAGCCCTTGATGTTTCCATGGTCTATTTTTGTGGGTGGAAATCTTTTGCTTATCTGATCCTCTCTACATTTGTTGGGGGTGGGATGCACCCAATGGCTGGTCACTTCATTTCAGAGCATTATGTCTTCAACCCTGATCAGGAGACATATTCTTACTATGGCCCTCTTAATCTCCTCACTTGGAGCGTGGGGTACCACAACGAGCACCATGATTTCCCCAGAATTCCTGGGAGCAAGCTCCATAAGGTAAAGGGTATTGCACCAGAATATTATGAGGGTTTGGAGTCATATAAATCTTGGAGCCAAGTCATCTACATGTACATAATGGATCGAACAGTCGGGCCGTTCAGTCGAATGAAGAGAAAGCCATCAAAATCTGAATAG
- the LOC117625787 gene encoding tetraspanin-19-like, with amino-acid sequence MVTIARICLQSLLKLVNSVLGMVGIAMVLYGLWMVRVWLRDMDSSSVDQYDAAAAAAPWFICTFLGAGVFLCAITCIGYLAAKFAHGCCLSCYMLIIFIVLLLETAMTADILLNSDWEKDLPYDTTGKFHDFKDFVKSNFDMFKWIGLLIVLAQGFSILLALALRSVEPNQGSSYDSDEECPPARLPLINPNGQPPEYIVAAKNNNWNSNK; translated from the exons ATGGTAACAATTGCAAGAATATGCCTGCAGTCACTACTTAAATTAGTGAATTCAGTTTTGGGAATGGTTGGAATTGCAATGGTTTTGTATGGTCTTTGGATGGTTAGAGTTTGGCTGAGGGACATGGACAGTTCATCCgttgatcaatatgatgctgctgctgctgctgctccaTG GTTTATATGCACTTTTCTTGGCGCTGGTGTTTTCTTGTGTGCCATTACATGCATAGGTTATCTTGCTGCAAAATTTGCACATGGTTGTTGCCTCTCTTGC TATATGTTGATCATCTTTATTGTTCTTCTGTTGGAGACTGCGATGACTGCAGATATACTCCTAAATTCAGACTGGGAGAAG GATTTACCCTATGACACTACAGGAAAGTTCCATGATTTCAAAGATTTCGTGAAGTCAAATTTCGACATGTTTAAGTGGATAGGCTTGTTGATCGTCTTAGCACAG GGGTTTTCAATCTTATTGGCATTGGCTCTAAGGTCAGTAGAGCCAAACCAAGGATCCAGCTATGATAGCGATGAAGAGTGTCCCCCAGCAAGACTCCCACTCATAAACCCTAATGGTCAACCGCCGGAATATATCGTTGCAGCCAAGAATAATAATTGGAAT TCAAACAAGTGA
- the LOC117624429 gene encoding general transcription and DNA repair factor IIH subunit TFB2 isoform X3, producing MPQVRIIAKNFMDMVAALPAMKLDKLYENAFICEAILRSLPPLAKKYVLQMLCIEVPVTAKSMEEWVLPDGVSKHRVAIDRLIQLRIFTETVDRKRETTYTLNPIFQTNLKKLLLYGVVLPRDPMPSNVTVRLPSSEDLEAFALGQWECFLLQLINSSQIERPSNISSSMMKIFQRGLLSQRDKEAPRLTESGFQFLLMDTNAQLWYIIREYISNSEERGVDSADLISFLLELSFHVTGEAYNINTLTEVQKNTIKDLADLGLVKLQQGRKDSWFIPTRLATNLSVSLTDSSSRKQIISFLQQNAHPRVAERVPSVPENVTDQIRLWETDLNRVEMTPAYHYDGFPSRDLFEGASDFARGYNALLWEDPEDSKKMSLVVKAENHVHMREYLSRQRQ from the exons ATGCCTCAGGTGAGGATCATAGCGAAGAATTTCATGGACATGGTGGCTGCTTTGCCCGCCATGAAGCTCGACAAGCTCTACGAGAACGCATTCATCTGCGAAGCCATTCTCAG GTCTCTGCCACCGCTAGCCAAGAAATATGTCTTACAAATGCTATGCATCGAAGTTCCAGTGACTGCCAAGTCAATGGAGGAGTGGGTGCTGCCGGATGGGGTCTCCAAACACAGAGTTGCTATTGATCGGCTAATTCAGTTGAGAATTTTCACTGAAACTGTTGACAG GAAGAGAGAAACAACTTACACATTAAATCCTATATTTCAGACCAATCTCAAGAAGCTTTTGCTTTATGG TGTAGTTTTGCCAAGAGACCCGATGCCTTCGAATGTTACAGTGAGGCTCCCAAGCTCAGAGGATCTTGAGGCTTTTGCCCTAGGACAATGGGAG TGTTTCTTGCTGCAACTTATCAACTCATCTCAAATTGAAAGGCCGTCAAACATCAGTTCATCCATGATGAAAATATTCCAGCGGGGTCTTTTGAGTCAAAG AGATAAAGAAGCTCCAAGATTAACTGAAAGTGGTTTCCAGTTCTTG CTGATGGATACAAATGCGCAACTTTGGTACATCATCAGAGAATACATCTCTAACTCGGAG GAGCGTGGGGTAGATTCTGCAGATTTGATTTCATTCCTGCTGGAGCTTAGTTTTCATGTTACAGGCGAG GCATATAACATAAATACATTGACTGAGGTTCAGAAGAATACGATCAAGGATCTTGCAGATTTAGGATTGGTCAAACTTCAGCAG GGTCGTAAAGACAGTTGGTTTATACCTACTAGATTAGCTACTAATCTTTCAGTGAGCTTGACAGACTCATCATCGAGGAAACAG ataatttcttttcttcagcAGAATGCACATCCACGTGTTGCAGAGAGAGTACCATCTGTACCTGAGAATGTCACAGATCAG ATTAGGCTGTGGGAAACAGATCTGAATAGGGTTGAGATGACTCCAGCGTATCATTATGATGGATTTCCATCCAGG GATCTCTTTGAGGGTGCTTCTGACTTTGCACGAGGCTATAATGCTCTGCTATGGGAGGATCCAGAGGATTCAAAGAAGATGTCTTTAGTGGTCAAGGCAGAAAACCACGTGCACATGCGAGAATATCTTAGCCGTCAAAGGCAGTAG
- the LOC117624429 gene encoding general transcription and DNA repair factor IIH subunit TFB2 isoform X1 — protein MPQVRIIAKNFMDMVAALPAMKLDKLYENAFICEAILRSLPPLAKKYVLQMLCIEVPVTAKSMEEWVLPDGVSKHRVAIDRLIQLRIFTETVDRKRETTYTLNPIFQTNLKKLLLYGVVLPRDPMPSNVTVRLPSSEDLEAFALGQWECFLLQLINSSQIERPSNISSSMMKIFQRGLLSQRDKEAPRLTESGFQFLLMDTNAQLWYIIREYISNSEERGVDSADLISFLLELSFHVTGEAYNINTLTEVQKNTIKDLADLGLVKLQQGRKDSWFIPTRLATNLSVSLTDSSSRKQGFVVVETNFRLYAYSTSKLHCEILRLFSRVEYQLPNLIVGAITKESLYSAFENGITADQIISFLQQNAHPRVAERVPSVPENVTDQIRLWETDLNRVEMTPAYHYDGFPSRDLFEGASDFARGYNALLWEDPEDSKKMSLVVKAENHVHMREYLSRQRQ, from the exons ATGCCTCAGGTGAGGATCATAGCGAAGAATTTCATGGACATGGTGGCTGCTTTGCCCGCCATGAAGCTCGACAAGCTCTACGAGAACGCATTCATCTGCGAAGCCATTCTCAG GTCTCTGCCACCGCTAGCCAAGAAATATGTCTTACAAATGCTATGCATCGAAGTTCCAGTGACTGCCAAGTCAATGGAGGAGTGGGTGCTGCCGGATGGGGTCTCCAAACACAGAGTTGCTATTGATCGGCTAATTCAGTTGAGAATTTTCACTGAAACTGTTGACAG GAAGAGAGAAACAACTTACACATTAAATCCTATATTTCAGACCAATCTCAAGAAGCTTTTGCTTTATGG TGTAGTTTTGCCAAGAGACCCGATGCCTTCGAATGTTACAGTGAGGCTCCCAAGCTCAGAGGATCTTGAGGCTTTTGCCCTAGGACAATGGGAG TGTTTCTTGCTGCAACTTATCAACTCATCTCAAATTGAAAGGCCGTCAAACATCAGTTCATCCATGATGAAAATATTCCAGCGGGGTCTTTTGAGTCAAAG AGATAAAGAAGCTCCAAGATTAACTGAAAGTGGTTTCCAGTTCTTG CTGATGGATACAAATGCGCAACTTTGGTACATCATCAGAGAATACATCTCTAACTCGGAG GAGCGTGGGGTAGATTCTGCAGATTTGATTTCATTCCTGCTGGAGCTTAGTTTTCATGTTACAGGCGAG GCATATAACATAAATACATTGACTGAGGTTCAGAAGAATACGATCAAGGATCTTGCAGATTTAGGATTGGTCAAACTTCAGCAG GGTCGTAAAGACAGTTGGTTTATACCTACTAGATTAGCTACTAATCTTTCAGTGAGCTTGACAGACTCATCATCGAGGAAACAG gGATTTGTAGTTGTGGAAACAAACTTCAGGCTGTATGCCTACTCAACATCTAAATTACATTGTGAAATTTTACGTCTTTTCTCAAG GGTAGAATATCAACTTCCAAACCTTATAGTTGGAGcaataacaaaagaaagtttgtATAGTGCTTTTGAAAATGGCATCACTGCAGATCAG ataatttcttttcttcagcAGAATGCACATCCACGTGTTGCAGAGAGAGTACCATCTGTACCTGAGAATGTCACAGATCAG ATTAGGCTGTGGGAAACAGATCTGAATAGGGTTGAGATGACTCCAGCGTATCATTATGATGGATTTCCATCCAGG GATCTCTTTGAGGGTGCTTCTGACTTTGCACGAGGCTATAATGCTCTGCTATGGGAGGATCCAGAGGATTCAAAGAAGATGTCTTTAGTGGTCAAGGCAGAAAACCACGTGCACATGCGAGAATATCTTAGCCGTCAAAGGCAGTAG
- the LOC117624429 gene encoding general transcription and DNA repair factor IIH subunit TFB2 isoform X2, translating to MLCIEVPVTAKSMEEWVLPDGVSKHRVAIDRLIQLRIFTETVDRKRETTYTLNPIFQTNLKKLLLYGVVLPRDPMPSNVTVRLPSSEDLEAFALGQWECFLLQLINSSQIERPSNISSSMMKIFQRGLLSQRDKEAPRLTESGFQFLLMDTNAQLWYIIREYISNSEERGVDSADLISFLLELSFHVTGEAYNINTLTEVQKNTIKDLADLGLVKLQQGRKDSWFIPTRLATNLSVSLTDSSSRKQGFVVVETNFRLYAYSTSKLHCEILRLFSRVEYQLPNLIVGAITKESLYSAFENGITADQIISFLQQNAHPRVAERVPSVPENVTDQIRLWETDLNRVEMTPAYHYDGFPSRDLFEGASDFARGYNALLWEDPEDSKKMSLVVKAENHVHMREYLSRQRQ from the exons ATGCTATGCATCGAAGTTCCAGTGACTGCCAAGTCAATGGAGGAGTGGGTGCTGCCGGATGGGGTCTCCAAACACAGAGTTGCTATTGATCGGCTAATTCAGTTGAGAATTTTCACTGAAACTGTTGACAG GAAGAGAGAAACAACTTACACATTAAATCCTATATTTCAGACCAATCTCAAGAAGCTTTTGCTTTATGG TGTAGTTTTGCCAAGAGACCCGATGCCTTCGAATGTTACAGTGAGGCTCCCAAGCTCAGAGGATCTTGAGGCTTTTGCCCTAGGACAATGGGAG TGTTTCTTGCTGCAACTTATCAACTCATCTCAAATTGAAAGGCCGTCAAACATCAGTTCATCCATGATGAAAATATTCCAGCGGGGTCTTTTGAGTCAAAG AGATAAAGAAGCTCCAAGATTAACTGAAAGTGGTTTCCAGTTCTTG CTGATGGATACAAATGCGCAACTTTGGTACATCATCAGAGAATACATCTCTAACTCGGAG GAGCGTGGGGTAGATTCTGCAGATTTGATTTCATTCCTGCTGGAGCTTAGTTTTCATGTTACAGGCGAG GCATATAACATAAATACATTGACTGAGGTTCAGAAGAATACGATCAAGGATCTTGCAGATTTAGGATTGGTCAAACTTCAGCAG GGTCGTAAAGACAGTTGGTTTATACCTACTAGATTAGCTACTAATCTTTCAGTGAGCTTGACAGACTCATCATCGAGGAAACAG gGATTTGTAGTTGTGGAAACAAACTTCAGGCTGTATGCCTACTCAACATCTAAATTACATTGTGAAATTTTACGTCTTTTCTCAAG GGTAGAATATCAACTTCCAAACCTTATAGTTGGAGcaataacaaaagaaagtttgtATAGTGCTTTTGAAAATGGCATCACTGCAGATCAG ataatttcttttcttcagcAGAATGCACATCCACGTGTTGCAGAGAGAGTACCATCTGTACCTGAGAATGTCACAGATCAG ATTAGGCTGTGGGAAACAGATCTGAATAGGGTTGAGATGACTCCAGCGTATCATTATGATGGATTTCCATCCAGG GATCTCTTTGAGGGTGCTTCTGACTTTGCACGAGGCTATAATGCTCTGCTATGGGAGGATCCAGAGGATTCAAAGAAGATGTCTTTAGTGGTCAAGGCAGAAAACCACGTGCACATGCGAGAATATCTTAGCCGTCAAAGGCAGTAG
- the LOC117624430 gene encoding uncharacterized protein LOC117624430 isoform X3, which yields MIPHQWGSPCGNQCTNKYAALMQIPWRVFCKKGCDADGETWEECLEECNEICYKDPVLKDRQWSACIDRSPGVDRYSEECFHACVSGCGYKFDIRPDIADKVRPNRRPKPPPPVQEPASPPAESRAAGATTEDILSTSA from the exons ATGATACCGCATCAATGGGGGTCTCCGTGCGGTAACCAATGCACCAACAAGTACGCAGCCCTTATGCAGATTCCAT GGCGAGTATTTTGCAAAAAGGGCTGTGACGCTGATGGAGAGACTTGGGAAGAAT GCTTGGAGGAGTGCAATGAGATATGCTACAAGGATCCTGTTTTAAAGGACCGGCAATGGAGTGCTTGCATCGACCGTTCTCCTGGAGTTGACAGGTACTCAGAG GAGTGCTTTCATGCTTGTGTATCTGGCTGTGGTTACAAG TTTGATATTCGTCCAGACATAGCTGATAAAGTTCGTCCAAACAGGCGACCTAAGCCTCCTCCCCCTGTTCAAGAGCCAGCCTCACCGCCTGCTGAATCCAGAGCAGCCGGAGCAACGACTGAAGACATACTTAGCACTTCAGCATA A
- the LOC117624430 gene encoding uncharacterized protein LOC117624430 isoform X1 — MIPHQWGSPCGNQCTNKYAALMQIPWRVFCKKGCDADGETWEECLEECNEICYKDPVLKDRQWSACIDRSPGVDRYSEECFHACVSGCGYKFDIRPDIADKVRPNRRPKPPPPVQEPASPPAESRAAGATTEDILSTSA; from the exons ATGATACCGCATCAATGGGGGTCTCCGTGCGGTAACCAATGCACCAACAAGTACGCAGCCCTTATGCAGATTCCAT GGCGAGTATTTTGCAAAAAGGGCTGTGACGCTGATGGAGAGACTTGGGAAGAAT GCTTGGAGGAGTGCAATGAGATATGCTACAAGGATCCTGTTTTAAAGGACCGGCAATGGAGTGCTTGCATCGACCGTTCTCCTGGAGTTGACAGGTACTCAGAG GAGTGCTTTCATGCTTGTGTATCTGGCTGTGGTTACAAG TTTGATATTCGTCCAGACATAGCTGATAAAGTTCGTCCAAACAGGCGACCTAAGCCTCCTCCCCCTGTTCAAGAGCCAGCCTCACCGCCTGCTGAATCCAGAGCAGCCGGAGCAACGACTGAAGACATACTTAGCACTTCAGCATAG
- the LOC117624430 gene encoding uncharacterized protein LOC117624430 isoform X4 → MIPHQWGSPCGNQCTNKYAALMQIPWRVFCKKGCDADGETWEECLEECNEICYKDPVLKDRQWSACIDRSPGVDRSAFMLVYLAVVTSLIFVQT, encoded by the exons ATGATACCGCATCAATGGGGGTCTCCGTGCGGTAACCAATGCACCAACAAGTACGCAGCCCTTATGCAGATTCCAT GGCGAGTATTTTGCAAAAAGGGCTGTGACGCTGATGGAGAGACTTGGGAAGAAT GCTTGGAGGAGTGCAATGAGATATGCTACAAGGATCCTGTTTTAAAGGACCGGCAATGGAGTGCTTGCATCGACCGTTCTCCTGGAGTTGACAG GAGTGCTTTCATGCTTGTGTATCTGGCTGTGGTTACAAG TTTGATATTCGTCCAGACATAG